From the Cryptomeria japonica chromosome 2, Sugi_1.0, whole genome shotgun sequence genome, one window contains:
- the LOC131065913 gene encoding uncharacterized protein LOC131065913, protein MAAMPNRGATVSVTRTSPCSCYCSNAQSGTSAVFSAQIGKKFQGPALLTCCAKKNRTGRKKMEDMSALYSGSFGDKRRGKVLKALSKDLSAMSDTLHQHHFCAGEIDKSVVDQVRRQILEGAVDVLKTQLEQRQEGSTESAGSN, encoded by the exons ATGGCTGCAATGCCAAACAGGGGAGCAACAGTTTCTGTAACCCGAACTTCTCCCTGCTCTTGTTATTGCTCCAATGCACAATCTGGAACTTCTGCTGTGTTTTCTGCTCAGATTGGCAAGAAATTTCAGGGCCCAGCTTTGTTAACTTGCTGCGCAAAGAAAAACAGAACAGGAAGGAAAAAAATGGAGGATATGTCAGCATTGTATTCAGGATCGTTTGGAGATAAGAGAAGGGGCAAAGTGCTGAAGGCTCTGTCTAAGGATCTTTCTGCCATGTCTGATACGCTACACCAACACCATTTTTGTGCAGGGGAGATTGACAAATCAGTTGTGGATCAAGTCAGACGGCAGATTCTGGAG GGAGCTGTAGATGTGCTGAAGACACAGTTGGAGCAGAGGCAAGAAGGGAGTACAGAGAGCGCAGGCAGCaattga
- the LOC131065943 gene encoding uncharacterized protein LOC131065943, which translates to MRTLCITQSFSDKSTHILPHHQHTPTFLIFFTAMASLRLPLPMVKVMAASKAQTKEPEKKSFIDWLAGKIEREHMVETDPILKKVEGTSNGAARPLGKNTLVAKRKGVSPPPEPEKKPGLFDGLFGK; encoded by the coding sequence ATGCGTACGCTCTGCATAACACAATCCTTCTCAGACAAATCCACCCACATTCTTCCACACCATCAACACACACCCACCTTCTTGATTTTTTTCACAGCAATGGCGTCTCTGAGGCTTCCCCTGCCCATGGTGAAAGTAATGGCGGCTTCCAAGGCGCAGACAAAGGAACCAGAGAAGAAGAGCTTCATCGACTGGCTCGCAGGAAAAATTGAAAGAGAGCATATGGTGGAAACTGACCCCATTCTCAAGAAGGTTGAAGGCACCTCCAATGGCGCTGCTCGTCCCTTAGGGAAGAACACCTTGGTTGCCAAAAGGAAGGGCGTTTCGCCGCCTCCTGAGCCTGAGAAAAAACCAGGCCTTTTTGATGGTCTCTTTGGGAAGTGA